A stretch of the Danio rerio strain Tuebingen ecotype United States chromosome 18, GRCz12tu, whole genome shotgun sequence genome encodes the following:
- the ppfia1 gene encoding liprin-alpha-1 isoform X28, which translates to MMCEVMPTISEAEVCSAGGALGSGSPVQTDSEGHFESLMVSMLEERDRLLDTLRETQENLCVAQSKLHEISHERDSLQRQLNSALPQEFAALTKEVNMCREQLLEREEEIAELKAERNNTRLLLEHLECLVSRHERSLRMTVVKRQAQSPAGVSSEVEVLKALKSLFEHHKALDEKVRERLRVALERCSILEEQLTASHKELMFMKEQNSQKKLIIDASAEINHSSDATPNANGKQRLSDISVALDAGSVSEGDLQELMERQSKELLLLKERVASLISRESELEEDLDTARRDLIKSEDANSRLQRDLRESLAQKDDMEERITTLEKRYLSAQREATSVHDLNDKLENEIANKDSLLCQLEEKSRQLQERLELAEQKLQQTLRKAETLPEVEAELAQRVVALTKAEERHGNVEERLRQMEAQLEEKNQELLRARQREKMNEEHNKRLSETVDKLLSESNERLQLHLKERMTALEDKNALIRDLEHTKKMIEEAHHEKEQLLIQIETMRTEHERGRSRSNSLLHHGRSHMSGTPDFRYPVSVSSAMDSQYSGALVLRRPQKGRVSALRDEPSKVQTLDEQDWDRLQQANVLANVAHAFESDMDMSDVEDDRETVFSSMDLLSPAGQADAQTLALMLQEQLDAINNEIRMIQEEKECTALRAEQIESRVGSGDDLGSRFRPLPPSFHSSAHSEASPPGSGHSTPRRELDRMGVMTLPSDLRKHRRKCAQDDKATIRCETSPPSTPSSIRLHRGALHTASHEDLRDPRSAGLQDGASSNPSSSNSSQDSLNKGTKKKSIKSSIGRLFAKKEKSRAAAGRETAAPALAGSADGSGSQDSMTLSKLGPAEKNRKLQKNRSPQSGHELLEEACRQGLPFAQWDGPTVVVWLELWVGMPAWYVAACRANVKSGAIMSALSDTEIQREIGISNPLHRLKLRLAIQEIMSLTSPSAPPTSRTTLAYGDMNHEWIGNDWLPSLGLPQYRSYFMESLVDARMLDHLTKKDLRSQLKMVDSFHRNSFQCGVMCLRRLNYDRKELERRREETQTEGNDVLVWTNERVVSWVQAIGLKDYAANLLESGVHGALIALDETFDHNALALLLQIPTQCTQARALLEQEYRQLLSGGTERRQEEDDDKSFRRAPSWRKKFRPKDVRGMSVSAADTLPASFRVSAGDANTAALINRKTQLDGGVSGVQRLDAAAVRTYSC; encoded by the exons ATGATGTGCGAGGTGATGCCCACCATCAGTGAGGCGGAGGTCTGCAGTGCGGGCGGGGCTCTGGGCTCCGGGTCCCCAGTGCAGACGGACTCTGAGGGCCACTTTGAGTCTCTGATGGTGTCGATGCTGGAGGAGCGAGACCGGCTGCTGGACACACTGCGGGAAACACAGGAGAACCTGTGTGTGGCCCAGAGCAAACTCCACGAGATCAGCCACGAGAGAGACTCACTGCAGAGACAGCTGAACAGCGCACTGCCACAG GAGTTTGCTGCTCTGACGAAGGAAGTGAACATGTGTCGAGAGCAACTGCTGGAGCGAGAGGAGGAGATTGCAGAGCTGAAGGCCGAGAGGAACAACACACgc CTGCTGCTGGAGCATCTGGAGTGTCTGGTGTCTCGACACGAGCGCTCCCTCAGGATGACGGTGGTGAAGCGGCAGGCTCAGTCTCCAGCCGGCGTCTCCAGCGAGGTGGAAGTGCTCAAAGCCCTCAAATCCCTCTTTGAGCACCACAAGGCCCTGGATGAGAAG gtGCGTGAGCGTCTGCGTGTGGCGTTGGAGAGATGCAGCATTCTGGAGGAGCAGCTGACGGCCTCACACAAAGAG cttatGTTCATGAAGGAGCAGAACAGTCAGAAGAAGCTGATTATCGACGCATCAGCAGAAATCAACCACAGCTCTGATGCCACGCCAAATGCTAACGGCAAG cAGCGTCTGTCAGACATATCCGTGGCTCTGGATGCGGGCAGTGTGTCTGAGGGGGATCTGCAGGAGCTGATGGAGCGTCAGAGTAAagagctgctgctgctgaagGAGAGAGTGGCGTCTCTGATCAGCCGAGAGTCTGAGCTGGAGGAGGATCTGGACACGGCCCGCAGAGACCTCATCAAGAGTGAAGACGCCAACAGCCGACTGCAGAGAGACCTGCGagag TCTCTAGCGCAGAAGGATGATATGGAGGAGCGCATCACCACGCTGGAGAAACGATACCTGTCGGCTCAGAGGGAAGCCACGTCTGTGCACGACCTCAACGACAAGCTGGAGAACGAGATCGCCAACAAGGACTCGCTGCTCTGCCAG ctggaGGAGAAGAGCCGTCAGCTGCAGGAGAGGCTGGAGTTGGCGGAACAGAAGCTCCAGCAGACGCTCCGTAAGGCCGAGACGCTGCCCGAGGTGGAGGCAGAGCTGGCGCAGAGAGTCGTGGCCCTCACCAAG gcGGAGGAGCGTCATGGGAATGTGGAGGAGCGTCTGCGGCAGATGGAGGCGCAATTGGAGGAGAAGAACCAGGAGCTGCTGAGG GCGCGTCAGCGGGAGAAGATGAACGAGGAGCACAACAAGCGTCTGTCGGAGACGGTGGACAAACTGCTGTCAGAGTCCAACGAGAGGCTGCAGCTGCACCTGAAGGAGCGCATGACGGCGCTGGAGGacaag AACGCCCTGATCCGAGACCTGGAGCACACCAAGAAGATGATCGAGGAGGCGCACCAtgagaag gAGCAGCTGCTCATCCAGATCGAGACCATGAGGACGGAGCACGAGAGGGGCCGCAGTAGGAGCAACTCACTGCTGCATCATGG CCGTTCCCACATGAGCGGGACTCCAGATTTCCGGTACCCGGTGTCGGTGTCGTCAGCGATGGACAGTCAGTACAGCGGTGCGCTGGTGCTCAGGAGACCTCAGAAGGGGAGAGTGTCTGCACTCAGAGACGAGCCGTCcaag GTGCAGACGCTGGACGAGCAGGACTGGGACCGGCTGCAGCAGGCTAATGTTCTGGCTAACGTAGCGCACGCGTTTGAGAGCGACATGGACATGTCAGACGTGGAGGACGACAGAGAGACGGTCTTCAGCTCCATGGACCTGCTGTCTCCTGCTGGACAGGCGGACGCTCAGACGCTAGCGCTAATGCTACAGGAGCAGCTGGACGCCATCAACAACGAGatacg gatgaTCCAGGAGGAGAAGGAGTGTACGGCGCTGCGGGCGGAGCAGATCGAGTCTCGGGTGGGCAGCGGTGATGATCTGGGCAGCCGCTTCCGCCCGCTGCCGCCCTCCTTCCACAGCTCCGCCCACAGCGAGGCGTCGCCGCCCGGATCAGGACACTCCACCCCCCGCCGAGAGCTGGACCGCATGGGGGTCATGACCCtg CCTAGTGATCTGCGCAAACACCGCAGGAAG tGTGCGCAGGATGATAAAGCCACCATCCGCTGTGAGACGTCTCCTCCCTCCACCCCTTCCTCCATCAGGCTGCACAGAGGAGCGCTGCACACCGCCAGCCATGAGGACCTCCGGGACCCCCGCAg cgcgGGGCTCCAGGACGGGGCCTCCAGTAACCCCAGCAGCAGTAACAGCAGTCAGGACTCCCTCAATAAAGGCACCAAGAAGAAGAGCATCAAGTCCTCCATCGGCCGGCTGTTCGCCAAGAAGGAGAAGAGCAGAGCTGCTGCGGGCCGAGAGACAGCTGcgccag CTCTGGCAGGATCAGCAGACGGCAGCGGCTCTCAGGACTCTATGACCCTCAGTAAGCTGGGCCCCGCCGAGAAGAACCGCAAACTGCAGAAGAA TCGTAGCCCACAGTCAGG gcatgAGCTGCTGGAGGAGGCGTGTCGTCAGGGTCTGCCCTTTGCTCAGTGGGACGGTCCTACAGTGGTGGTGTGGCTGGAg CTGTGGGTGGGGATGCCCGCCTGGTACGTGGCGGCGTGTCGTGCCAATGTGAAGAGCGGCGCCATCATGTCTGCGCTGTCGGACACagagatccagcgggagatcggCATCAGTAACCCGCTGCACCGGCTCAAGCTGAGACTCGCCATCCAGGAGATCATGTCCCTCACCAGCCCCTCAGCCCCGCCCACCTCCAgaacg ACTCTGGCTTATGGGGACATGAACCATGAGTGGATCGGGAACGACTGGCTGCCCAGTCTGGGTCTGCCGCAGTACCGCAGCTACTTCATGGAGTCGCTGGTGGACGCCCGCATGCTGGACCACCTGACCAAGAAGGACCTGCGCAGCCAGCTGAAGATGGTGGACAGCttccacag GAACAGTTTTCAGTGTGGTGTGATGTGTCTGAGACGGCTGAACTACGACAGGAAAGAGCTGGAGCGCAGACGAGAGGAGACGCAGACAGAAGGCaacg atgtgcTGGTGTGGACGAATGAGCGTGTGGTGAGCTGGGTCCAGGCGATCGGGCTGAAGGATTACGCTGCCAATCTGCTGGAGAGCGGCGTTCACGGAGCGCTCATCGCCCTCGACGAAACCTTCGACCACAACGCCCTCGCCCTCCTGCTGCAGATCCCTACACAGTGCACTCAG gcgcgGGCACTGCTGGAGCAGGAGTACAGGCAGCTGCTGAGCGGTGGGACGGAAAGACGGCaggaggag gatgaTGATAAGAGTTTCCGGCGTGCTCCATCTTGGAGGAAGAAGTTCAGGCCTAAAGACGTGCGCGGTATGAGTGTGAGCGCGGCGGACACACTGCCGGCCAGCTTCAGGGTGAGCGCAGGAGACGCCAACACTGCTGCCCTCATCAACAGGAAAACACAGCTGGACG GTGGTGTGAGTGGAGTTCAGCGTCTGGATGCGGCTGCCGTCAGGACCTACTCCTGCTGA
- the ppfia1 gene encoding liprin-alpha-1 isoform X30, which translates to MMCEVMPTISEAEVCSAGGALGSGSPVQTDSEGHFESLMVSMLEERDRLLDTLRETQENLCVAQSKLHEISHERDSLQRQLNSALPQEFAALTKEVNMCREQLLEREEEIAELKAERNNTRLLLEHLECLVSRHERSLRMTVVKRQAQSPAGVSSEVEVLKALKSLFEHHKALDEKVRERLRVALERCSILEEQLTASHKELMFMKEQNSQKKLIIDASAEINHSSDATPNANGKQRLSDISVALDAGSVSEGDLQELMERQSKELLLLKERVASLISRESELEEDLDTARRDLIKSEDANSRLQRDLRESLAQKDDMEERITTLEKRYLSAQREATSVHDLNDKLENEIANKDSLLCQLEEKSRQLQERLELAEQKLQQTLRKAETLPEVEAELAQRVVALTKAEERHGNVEERLRQMEAQLEEKNQELLRARQREKMNEEHNKRLSETVDKLLSESNERLQLHLKERMTALEDKNALIRDLEHTKKMIEEAHHEKEQLLIQIETMRTEHERGRSRSNSLLHHGRSHMSGTPDFRYPVSVSSAMDSQYSGALVLRRPQKGRVSALRDEPSKTLDEQDWDRLQQANVLANVAHAFESDMDMSDVEDDRETVFSSMDLLSPAGQADAQTLALMLQEQLDAINNEIRMIQEEKECTALRAEQIESRVGSGDDLGSRFRPLPPSFHSSAHSEASPPGSGHSTPRRELDRMGVMTLPSDLRKHRRKCAQDDKATIRCETSPPSTPSSIRLHRGALHTASHEDLRDPRSAGLQDGASSNPSSSNSSQDSLNKGTKKKSIKSSIGRLFAKKEKSRAAAGRETAAPALAGSADGSGSQDSMTLSKLGPAEKNRKLQKNRSPQSGHELLEEACRQGLPFAQWDGPTVVVWLELWVGMPAWYVAACRANVKSGAIMSALSDTEIQREIGISNPLHRLKLRLAIQEIMSLTSPSAPPTSRTTLAYGDMNHEWIGNDWLPSLGLPQYRSYFMESLVDARMLDHLTKKDLRSQLKMVDSFHRNSFQCGVMCLRRLNYDRKELERRREETQTEGNDVLVWTNERVVSWVQAIGLKDYAANLLESGVHGALIALDETFDHNALALLLQIPTQCTQARALLEQEYRQLLSGGTERRQEEDDDKSFRRAPSWRKKFRPKDVRGMSVSAADTLPASFRVSAGDANTAALINRKTQLDGGVSGVQRLDAAAVRTYSC; encoded by the exons ATGATGTGCGAGGTGATGCCCACCATCAGTGAGGCGGAGGTCTGCAGTGCGGGCGGGGCTCTGGGCTCCGGGTCCCCAGTGCAGACGGACTCTGAGGGCCACTTTGAGTCTCTGATGGTGTCGATGCTGGAGGAGCGAGACCGGCTGCTGGACACACTGCGGGAAACACAGGAGAACCTGTGTGTGGCCCAGAGCAAACTCCACGAGATCAGCCACGAGAGAGACTCACTGCAGAGACAGCTGAACAGCGCACTGCCACAG GAGTTTGCTGCTCTGACGAAGGAAGTGAACATGTGTCGAGAGCAACTGCTGGAGCGAGAGGAGGAGATTGCAGAGCTGAAGGCCGAGAGGAACAACACACgc CTGCTGCTGGAGCATCTGGAGTGTCTGGTGTCTCGACACGAGCGCTCCCTCAGGATGACGGTGGTGAAGCGGCAGGCTCAGTCTCCAGCCGGCGTCTCCAGCGAGGTGGAAGTGCTCAAAGCCCTCAAATCCCTCTTTGAGCACCACAAGGCCCTGGATGAGAAG gtGCGTGAGCGTCTGCGTGTGGCGTTGGAGAGATGCAGCATTCTGGAGGAGCAGCTGACGGCCTCACACAAAGAG cttatGTTCATGAAGGAGCAGAACAGTCAGAAGAAGCTGATTATCGACGCATCAGCAGAAATCAACCACAGCTCTGATGCCACGCCAAATGCTAACGGCAAG cAGCGTCTGTCAGACATATCCGTGGCTCTGGATGCGGGCAGTGTGTCTGAGGGGGATCTGCAGGAGCTGATGGAGCGTCAGAGTAAagagctgctgctgctgaagGAGAGAGTGGCGTCTCTGATCAGCCGAGAGTCTGAGCTGGAGGAGGATCTGGACACGGCCCGCAGAGACCTCATCAAGAGTGAAGACGCCAACAGCCGACTGCAGAGAGACCTGCGagag TCTCTAGCGCAGAAGGATGATATGGAGGAGCGCATCACCACGCTGGAGAAACGATACCTGTCGGCTCAGAGGGAAGCCACGTCTGTGCACGACCTCAACGACAAGCTGGAGAACGAGATCGCCAACAAGGACTCGCTGCTCTGCCAG ctggaGGAGAAGAGCCGTCAGCTGCAGGAGAGGCTGGAGTTGGCGGAACAGAAGCTCCAGCAGACGCTCCGTAAGGCCGAGACGCTGCCCGAGGTGGAGGCAGAGCTGGCGCAGAGAGTCGTGGCCCTCACCAAG gcGGAGGAGCGTCATGGGAATGTGGAGGAGCGTCTGCGGCAGATGGAGGCGCAATTGGAGGAGAAGAACCAGGAGCTGCTGAGG GCGCGTCAGCGGGAGAAGATGAACGAGGAGCACAACAAGCGTCTGTCGGAGACGGTGGACAAACTGCTGTCAGAGTCCAACGAGAGGCTGCAGCTGCACCTGAAGGAGCGCATGACGGCGCTGGAGGacaag AACGCCCTGATCCGAGACCTGGAGCACACCAAGAAGATGATCGAGGAGGCGCACCAtgagaag gAGCAGCTGCTCATCCAGATCGAGACCATGAGGACGGAGCACGAGAGGGGCCGCAGTAGGAGCAACTCACTGCTGCATCATGG CCGTTCCCACATGAGCGGGACTCCAGATTTCCGGTACCCGGTGTCGGTGTCGTCAGCGATGGACAGTCAGTACAGCGGTGCGCTGGTGCTCAGGAGACCTCAGAAGGGGAGAGTGTCTGCACTCAGAGACGAGCCGTCcaag ACGCTGGACGAGCAGGACTGGGACCGGCTGCAGCAGGCTAATGTTCTGGCTAACGTAGCGCACGCGTTTGAGAGCGACATGGACATGTCAGACGTGGAGGACGACAGAGAGACGGTCTTCAGCTCCATGGACCTGCTGTCTCCTGCTGGACAGGCGGACGCTCAGACGCTAGCGCTAATGCTACAGGAGCAGCTGGACGCCATCAACAACGAGatacg gatgaTCCAGGAGGAGAAGGAGTGTACGGCGCTGCGGGCGGAGCAGATCGAGTCTCGGGTGGGCAGCGGTGATGATCTGGGCAGCCGCTTCCGCCCGCTGCCGCCCTCCTTCCACAGCTCCGCCCACAGCGAGGCGTCGCCGCCCGGATCAGGACACTCCACCCCCCGCCGAGAGCTGGACCGCATGGGGGTCATGACCCtg CCTAGTGATCTGCGCAAACACCGCAGGAAG tGTGCGCAGGATGATAAAGCCACCATCCGCTGTGAGACGTCTCCTCCCTCCACCCCTTCCTCCATCAGGCTGCACAGAGGAGCGCTGCACACCGCCAGCCATGAGGACCTCCGGGACCCCCGCAg cgcgGGGCTCCAGGACGGGGCCTCCAGTAACCCCAGCAGCAGTAACAGCAGTCAGGACTCCCTCAATAAAGGCACCAAGAAGAAGAGCATCAAGTCCTCCATCGGCCGGCTGTTCGCCAAGAAGGAGAAGAGCAGAGCTGCTGCGGGCCGAGAGACAGCTGcgccag CTCTGGCAGGATCAGCAGACGGCAGCGGCTCTCAGGACTCTATGACCCTCAGTAAGCTGGGCCCCGCCGAGAAGAACCGCAAACTGCAGAAGAA TCGTAGCCCACAGTCAGG gcatgAGCTGCTGGAGGAGGCGTGTCGTCAGGGTCTGCCCTTTGCTCAGTGGGACGGTCCTACAGTGGTGGTGTGGCTGGAg CTGTGGGTGGGGATGCCCGCCTGGTACGTGGCGGCGTGTCGTGCCAATGTGAAGAGCGGCGCCATCATGTCTGCGCTGTCGGACACagagatccagcgggagatcggCATCAGTAACCCGCTGCACCGGCTCAAGCTGAGACTCGCCATCCAGGAGATCATGTCCCTCACCAGCCCCTCAGCCCCGCCCACCTCCAgaacg ACTCTGGCTTATGGGGACATGAACCATGAGTGGATCGGGAACGACTGGCTGCCCAGTCTGGGTCTGCCGCAGTACCGCAGCTACTTCATGGAGTCGCTGGTGGACGCCCGCATGCTGGACCACCTGACCAAGAAGGACCTGCGCAGCCAGCTGAAGATGGTGGACAGCttccacag GAACAGTTTTCAGTGTGGTGTGATGTGTCTGAGACGGCTGAACTACGACAGGAAAGAGCTGGAGCGCAGACGAGAGGAGACGCAGACAGAAGGCaacg atgtgcTGGTGTGGACGAATGAGCGTGTGGTGAGCTGGGTCCAGGCGATCGGGCTGAAGGATTACGCTGCCAATCTGCTGGAGAGCGGCGTTCACGGAGCGCTCATCGCCCTCGACGAAACCTTCGACCACAACGCCCTCGCCCTCCTGCTGCAGATCCCTACACAGTGCACTCAG gcgcgGGCACTGCTGGAGCAGGAGTACAGGCAGCTGCTGAGCGGTGGGACGGAAAGACGGCaggaggag gatgaTGATAAGAGTTTCCGGCGTGCTCCATCTTGGAGGAAGAAGTTCAGGCCTAAAGACGTGCGCGGTATGAGTGTGAGCGCGGCGGACACACTGCCGGCCAGCTTCAGGGTGAGCGCAGGAGACGCCAACACTGCTGCCCTCATCAACAGGAAAACACAGCTGGACG GTGGTGTGAGTGGAGTTCAGCGTCTGGATGCGGCTGCCGTCAGGACCTACTCCTGCTGA
- the ppfia1 gene encoding liprin-alpha-1 (The RefSeq protein has 1 substitution compared to this genomic sequence): protein MMCEVMPTISEAEVCSAGGALGSGSPVQTDSEGHFESLMVSMLEERDRLLDTLRETQENLCVAQSKLHEISHERDSLQRQLNSALPQEFAALTKEVNMCREQLLEREEEIAELKAERNNTRLLLEHLECLVSRHERSLRMTVVKRQAQSPAGVSSEVEVLKALKSLFEHHKALDEKVRERLRVALERCSILEEQLTASHKELMFMKEQNSQKKLIIDASAEINHSSDATPNANGKRLSDISVALDAGSVSEGDLQELMERQSKELLLLKERVASLISRESELEEDLDTARRDLIKSEDANSRLQRDLRESLAQKDDMEERITTLEKRYLSAQREATSVHDLNDKLENEIANKDSLLCQLEEKSRQLQERLELAEQKLQQTLRKAETLPEVEAELAQRVVALTKAEERHGNVEERLRQMEAQLEEKNQELLRARQREKMNEEHNKRLSETVDKLLSESNERLQLHLKERMTALEDKNALIRDLEHTKKMIEEAHHEKEQLLIQIETMRTEHERGRSRSNSLLHHGRSHMSGTPDFRYPVSVSSAMDSQYSGALVLRRPQKGRVSALRDEPSKVQTLDEQDWDRLQQANVLANVAHAFESDMDMSDVEDDRETVFSSMDLLSPAGQADAQTLALMLQEQLDAINNEIRMIQEEKECTALRAEQIESRVGSGDDLGSRFRPLPPSFHSSAHSEASPPGSGHSTPRRELDRMGVMTLPSDLRKHRRKCAQDDKATIRCETSPPSTPSSIRLHRGALHTASHEDLRDPRSAGLQDGASSNPSSSNSSQDSLNKGTKKKSIKSSIGRLFAKKEKSRAAAGRETAAPALAGSADGSGSQDSMTLSKLGPAEKNRKLQKKHELLEEACRQGLPFAQWDGPTVVVWLELWVGMPAWYVAACRANVKSGAIMSALSDTEIQREIGISNPLHRLKLRLAIQEIMSLTSPSAPPTSRTTLAYGDMNHEWIGNDWLPSLGLPQYRSYFMESLVDARMLDHLTKKDLRSQLKMVDSFHRNSFQCGVMCLRRLNYDRKELERRREETQTEGNDVLVWTNERVVSWVQAIGLKDYAANLLESGVHGALIALDETFDHNALALLLQIPTQCTQARALLEQEYRQLLSGGTERRQEEDDDKSFRRAPSWRKKSRPKDVRGMSVSAADTLPASFRVSAGDANTAALINRKTQLDGGVSGVQRLDAAAVRTYSC from the exons ATGATGTGCGAGGTGATGCCCACCATCAGTGAGGCGGAGGTCTGCAGTGCGGGCGGGGCTCTGGGCTCCGGGTCCCCAGTGCAGACGGACTCTGAGGGCCACTTTGAGTCTCTGATGGTGTCGATGCTGGAGGAGCGAGACCGGCTGCTGGACACACTGCGGGAAACACAGGAGAACCTGTGTGTGGCCCAGAGCAAACTCCACGAGATCAGCCACGAGAGAGACTCACTGCAGAGACAGCTGAACAGCGCACTGCCACAG GAGTTTGCTGCTCTGACGAAGGAAGTGAACATGTGTCGAGAGCAACTGCTGGAGCGAGAGGAGGAGATTGCAGAGCTGAAGGCCGAGAGGAACAACACACgc CTGCTGCTGGAGCATCTGGAGTGTCTGGTGTCTCGACACGAGCGCTCCCTCAGGATGACGGTGGTGAAGCGGCAGGCTCAGTCTCCAGCCGGCGTCTCCAGCGAGGTGGAAGTGCTCAAAGCCCTCAAATCCCTCTTTGAGCACCACAAGGCCCTGGATGAGAAG gtGCGTGAGCGTCTGCGTGTGGCGTTGGAGAGATGCAGCATTCTGGAGGAGCAGCTGACGGCCTCACACAAAGAG cttatGTTCATGAAGGAGCAGAACAGTCAGAAGAAGCTGATTATCGACGCATCAGCAGAAATCAACCACAGCTCTGATGCCACGCCAAATGCTAACGGCAAG CGTCTGTCAGACATATCCGTGGCTCTGGATGCGGGCAGTGTGTCTGAGGGGGATCTGCAGGAGCTGATGGAGCGTCAGAGTAAagagctgctgctgctgaagGAGAGAGTGGCGTCTCTGATCAGCCGAGAGTCTGAGCTGGAGGAGGATCTGGACACGGCCCGCAGAGACCTCATCAAGAGTGAAGACGCCAACAGCCGACTGCAGAGAGACCTGCGagag TCTCTAGCGCAGAAGGATGATATGGAGGAGCGCATCACCACGCTGGAGAAACGATACCTGTCGGCTCAGAGGGAAGCCACGTCTGTGCACGACCTCAACGACAAGCTGGAGAACGAGATCGCCAACAAGGACTCGCTGCTCTGCCAG ctggaGGAGAAGAGCCGTCAGCTGCAGGAGAGGCTGGAGTTGGCGGAACAGAAGCTCCAGCAGACGCTCCGTAAGGCCGAGACGCTGCCCGAGGTGGAGGCAGAGCTGGCGCAGAGAGTCGTGGCCCTCACCAAG gcGGAGGAGCGTCATGGGAATGTGGAGGAGCGTCTGCGGCAGATGGAGGCGCAATTGGAGGAGAAGAACCAGGAGCTGCTGAGG GCGCGTCAGCGGGAGAAGATGAACGAGGAGCACAACAAGCGTCTGTCGGAGACGGTGGACAAACTGCTGTCAGAGTCCAACGAGAGGCTGCAGCTGCACCTGAAGGAGCGCATGACGGCGCTGGAGGacaag AACGCCCTGATCCGAGACCTGGAGCACACCAAGAAGATGATCGAGGAGGCGCACCAtgagaag gAGCAGCTGCTCATCCAGATCGAGACCATGAGGACGGAGCACGAGAGGGGCCGCAGTAGGAGCAACTCACTGCTGCATCATGG CCGTTCCCACATGAGCGGGACTCCAGATTTCCGGTACCCGGTGTCGGTGTCGTCAGCGATGGACAGTCAGTACAGCGGTGCGCTGGTGCTCAGGAGACCTCAGAAGGGGAGAGTGTCTGCACTCAGAGACGAGCCGTCcaag GTGCAGACGCTGGACGAGCAGGACTGGGACCGGCTGCAGCAGGCTAATGTTCTGGCTAACGTAGCGCACGCGTTTGAGAGCGACATGGACATGTCAGACGTGGAGGACGACAGAGAGACGGTCTTCAGCTCCATGGACCTGCTGTCTCCTGCTGGACAGGCGGACGCTCAGACGCTAGCGCTAATGCTACAGGAGCAGCTGGACGCCATCAACAACGAGatacg gatgaTCCAGGAGGAGAAGGAGTGTACGGCGCTGCGGGCGGAGCAGATCGAGTCTCGGGTGGGCAGCGGTGATGATCTGGGCAGCCGCTTCCGCCCGCTGCCGCCCTCCTTCCACAGCTCCGCCCACAGCGAGGCGTCGCCGCCCGGATCAGGACACTCCACCCCCCGCCGAGAGCTGGACCGCATGGGGGTCATGACCCtg CCTAGTGATCTGCGCAAACACCGCAGGAAG tGTGCGCAGGATGATAAAGCCACCATCCGCTGTGAGACGTCTCCTCCCTCCACCCCTTCCTCCATCAGGCTGCACAGAGGAGCGCTGCACACCGCCAGCCATGAGGACCTCCGGGACCCCCGCAg cgcgGGGCTCCAGGACGGGGCCTCCAGTAACCCCAGCAGCAGTAACAGCAGTCAGGACTCCCTCAATAAAGGCACCAAGAAGAAGAGCATCAAGTCCTCCATCGGCCGGCTGTTCGCCAAGAAGGAGAAGAGCAGAGCTGCTGCGGGCCGAGAGACAGCTGcgccag CTCTGGCAGGATCAGCAGACGGCAGCGGCTCTCAGGACTCTATGACCCTCAGTAAGCTGGGCCCCGCCGAGAAGAACCGCAAACTGCAGAAGAA gcatgAGCTGCTGGAGGAGGCGTGTCGTCAGGGTCTGCCCTTTGCTCAGTGGGACGGTCCTACAGTGGTGGTGTGGCTGGAg CTGTGGGTGGGGATGCCCGCCTGGTACGTGGCGGCGTGTCGTGCCAATGTGAAGAGCGGCGCCATCATGTCTGCGCTGTCGGACACagagatccagcgggagatcggCATCAGTAACCCGCTGCACCGGCTCAAGCTGAGACTCGCCATCCAGGAGATCATGTCCCTCACCAGCCCCTCAGCCCCGCCCACCTCCAgaacg ACTCTGGCTTATGGGGACATGAACCATGAGTGGATCGGGAACGACTGGCTGCCCAGTCTGGGTCTGCCGCAGTACCGCAGCTACTTCATGGAGTCGCTGGTGGACGCCCGCATGCTGGACCACCTGACCAAGAAGGACCTGCGCAGCCAGCTGAAGATGGTGGACAGCttccacag GAACAGTTTTCAGTGTGGTGTGATGTGTCTGAGACGGCTGAACTACGACAGGAAAGAGCTGGAGCGCAGACGAGAGGAGACGCAGACAGAAGGCaacg atgtgcTGGTGTGGACGAATGAGCGTGTGGTGAGCTGGGTCCAGGCGATCGGGCTGAAGGATTACGCTGCCAATCTGCTGGAGAGCGGCGTTCACGGAGCGCTCATCGCCCTCGACGAAACCTTCGACCACAACGCCCTCGCCCTCCTGCTGCAGATCCCTACACAGTGCACTCAG gcgcgGGCACTGCTGGAGCAGGAGTACAGGCAGCTGCTGAGCGGTGGGACGGAAAGACGGCaggaggag gatgaTGATAAGAGTTTCCGGCGTGCTCCATCTTGGAGGAAGAAGTTCAGGCCTAAAGACGTGCGCGGTATGAGTGTGAGCGCGGCGGACACACTGCCGGCCAGCTTCAGGGTGAGCGCAGGAGACGCCAACACTGCTGCCCTCATCAACAGGAAAACACAGCTGGACG GTGGTGTGAGTGGAGTTCAGCGTCTGGATGCGGCTGCCGTCAGGACCTACTCCTGCTGA